tgctggagtgtAGGGCTAGGGTCCAGAGTTaccaagacaaattggaggattgggccaaaataaatctgatgacgtccaacaaggacaagtgcaaagtcctgcacttaggacgaaagGATCCCATGCACCGCCAGAGgatggggaccaactggctaagtggcagttctgcagaaaaggacctggggattatgatggatgagaagctggatatgagtcagcagtgtgctcttgttgccaagaaaactgatggcatattgggctgcattagtaggagcattgacaGCAGATTGAGaaaaatgattattcccctctatttagcactggtgaggccacatctggagtagtgcatccagttttgggcccctcactacagaaaggatgtggacaaattgaagagcgTTAGCTCAgcagagggaaataaaaataattagggtgctggggcacatgacttctgaggagagactgcaggaactggggggttccaaagagactggagcttggctgttctcagtggtggcagatgacagaacgtGAAGCAgtggttgaatattaggaaacactatttcactaggagggtggtgaagcacaggaatgagttacctagggaggtggtggaaactccACCCTTAGACAtctttaaggcctggcttgacaacgccctggctgggatgatttagttgatgttgttcctgatttgagcagggggttggactagatgacctccttttgtctcttctaaccctaaacttctatgattctgtgaagccTTAGCCCTACTCAGAAATATTGCTATGGAAACTTAAGAAAGTCTGAATTTGAATACAAGACCTTATTATCTTACGTAGATAAACAAGGAACAGGGGAGATATCCAGGGATTTATTTTCATTGTTAGTGGATTTTATGCCTTACACAATGTCAGCTCTGTGTGGTTTCAGATGCTGTACACACTCCTCACAGAGGGTGAACACTTAGCCAACACCCTGGAGAAAAATACCCTCATACTGTGTGTATCAGTGCTGAACATGAGAGAGTGACAGAGCTGTCAACATCCTCACCTTCCTGGATCACACAGCAGGGGATCATAAAGACTGTCTCAGTAACTCCATGCAGAtcatctccttttctttttcacaTTAGTGCTGAGATTTTCAATGGGAGATTTCAAGATAATTTTAATGGGGGCTGATTGCTTAAATCACccaggcagctttgaaaacctcagGCTAAGTTATTCTCTTGGAGCCTCTGCACGTTTCAGTGAAAGCCACATATTTACTGACAGCTTTGCACAAGGCTTCCTTGActtctctgtttctcaggctgtagatgagggggtttacCAGGGGAGTCAGGACCGTGTAGGAAAGGGAGACCACTTTGTTCAGGTCTCGCAGTGTATCATGTTTCGGTAGCAGGTATACAATCATTGCGGATccatagaaaattgtcaccacaatgaggtgagaagagcaggtggaaaaggccttttgtttcccggtggtggaagggattctcaggatggtggcaATAATGTACACATAGGATATCAGGGTTAGTAGGAATGGAGGCAGGGTGAATATGGAAGCTATTATGAAAGCCAGCAATATGACCAGGtgggtgtcactgcaggagagttcCATCAGTGGGATGGAATCAcaatagaaatggtcaatttcatttggGCCACAGAATATTAACTGTGATAGGAATAAGACAAAGATGGCAGTAACCAAACAGCCATTTAACCATGACCCAGCAGCCAGCTGGAAGCAAAACCTGCTATTCATAAGAGTTGAATagtgcaggggtttacatattgctaaataccgatcataggACATCACTGCTAGGAGATAGCATTCTGTACATGCCAGAGAACCAAAGAAATACATTTGTGTGATACACCCATTGACTGAGATGGttttgtccccagtcaggagactggccagcaaCCTGGGCAGGATGGTTGAGGTGTACCAGGTCTCCAGGCAGGACAAGttgcccaggaagaagtacatgggggtgtgcaggtgctggTCAGCCACAACGAGCACCACGATGAGGGTGTTCCCAACCACGGTTGCCATGTAGATCACTTGGAacatcaggaagagaagaatttgcAGGTCAGGGAGATCCCCAAATCCCAGAATGATGAATTCTGTGATGGCCGTTTGGTTTCCCCAGTCTCTGAATGCCATGGTTTGAGTCCAGGAACAATAACACACTCTGTGCAATTGAATTGGAAGAACATAGAGTTAAAAGTTAGTCAAGTTTCATTAATTAATTCCATTACTATTCGGAATCTCTCCTTCCTGTCCTGATTATAAGCTGCAATTTTAAACCTAAATGTAGAGTTCAGAGCAAAGTGCCAGAAGTCTCAATTTGAGAACAGAATATTTGTAGTCATGTAGACCAGCCTCCGCCATGATCAGAGCAATCACTACTGGAACAGCCCATATCTCTGGTAGCCGAGAACTGATATAACAGATCAGACTATTTCTTCATCCACCATTATACGCCTTTAGTGACATCATAGAGCTTAACAATGATGCTTAAATGCTGTATTTCATTTCTGGCAATGACCAGAATCACGCTGTGTCTTAGGAGTCAAAATCAAACAACTAAAATCTTGGACTGAGCTTTTTCAATGCGGTCTAGAGTTCTTAGGCACTGACCTTCTGTTAGATTTATTTCTATTAATTCTAACAATATATCCTGGTATATTCAGCATTTCAGTGCCCTGTAGGAAAAAGAACAATTTTCGCCCCCCTCACAAGAGATCAGTTTATGCCCTAAAATATGAAGTGGTGTAAATTCTCCCTTAGTTCCTCTGGTGGTGATGCTGATGTGGTGAGGGACTGGCAGTGCCTTCTCTGTTTCCTGACATTGACTATGCAGCAGTAATAAAATACAGCTCTTTGGAGGGTGGGTCTTaggaaggagcagaaccaggcTGATGTGCAACCCTAACTGGGAACTGACCCTCCCCACTCCATAATGATTGTGGGATGATAATACAGGAAGAAGAAaggtgctggggcagaggaggggaaggggaaaagatgCTGTCCCTCACCTCGGAGTCTAGAAACAATCTGGCATGCGTGATCTGGGGTAATAAGACTCTATCTCCACTTACCACCCCATTGAGGCACACATGAGccagatcttctgctggtgtaaatcaaggtaGCTCTATTTTTGTCAGTGGAGCAGATCCCCAACTGAAGACCTGTAACAAGACATGGATCTCAAACTCCAACTCTGTGAAAAGGTGCTATGAACACTGACTGGGACTGTGGTGGGAAGGTGAGGCTAAAACTGTTTGAATTCACCTATAGAATAGCTCTGTATTGCTCAAAAACTTCACCAATAggagttggtcaaataaaagatattacctcacctgcctcatCCCTCTAATATTCACAAAGCACATTCATGCCGCTGTTTAGAAGGTGGTATAGAAATGCAGTCAGGAAGATGGTGCTCACCTGTAACCACAGGACAGCCCAAGCTTGAAGTGACGAGCTCTTGTTTCTCAGGGGTCGGCAGCCAGGACTCACGATCCTCAGCAGAGGTTCTTGTCTCTCCTCTTTctgcaggaactggattttctcaGAGAAGAGACCTGCAGTTACCTGAAGGGATAAACTGGTGCATTTGATCTTTGTTTGGAAATGGGGCTTCCCCTTTCATTTACCAAGTATAATGCTCCCTCATATTTGTATTCTGTCTTCATGCTTTTTAATATGGTCCCACTCTAACCTTTCTCCCTCTTGGTTCATTTTGTGTCTCCAAAGCTTTGTAGCTAACAATGCCCCATGTGATTTGCAATTATACAAGTCCCATTGTACATCATTTTTTAGTCTAACGATCCTTTGTGGAAAATATTTTAGATCATGAACAAACACCAGCTTCCATTCTTGGGAGATGCCTGTCCAAGGTGATGGGCTGTTataatgtacagtagaacctcagagttacgaactgaccagtcaaccacacacctcatttagaaCCTGAACTACACAATCAAGCAGCAGTAAagaccaataataataataataaaaattaaaagccaatacagtacagtactgtgttaatcataaactactaaaaaaactAAAgggaatgattaaaaaaaatgtgacaaggaaactttctgtgcttgtttcatttaaattaagatgattaaaagcagcctttttcttctgcatagtaaagtttcaaagctgtattaaatcaatgttcaggtGGAAACTTCTGAAAGAACGACCATAACATTTGTTCAGTTACAAACATTCCAAAGTTAGGAACAAATTCCATTCCCAACATGCTCCTAGCTCTGAGGTTCTCCTGTACTTGCACTGCCCCTTTATTAGTATTCAAGATATGCTGCCATCTAATGGGCATTTTTGGAAATAGCTGCCCATATCTCAGTCTTACAGCTTGCTACCACCCACTTTCCCATTATTGTattgtaggaactttacacttctcaagcactaagggggttggaaaaccgcccccgaatttagagcggctgaagtggttcccacccccccacacttgatcaggagacacacagattaagcgccgaccaggtgtgtACCACTGGAACACGCAATGCATAGagcaccaatcaggggagggggcgaggagttGGATTGGGGTTGCACATGtgcataatagaatgatttatgtaaccattataataaaaggacgtggaaaacccccgcttggggcgctccactggaacagactgacggacttggctttatttattgcaacatctggtgaccccgacgtgattccccCTGCTCACCGGCTGGAATAGCCCTCGGTGCACCGAATCTCGCTGAAAAAGCTTCATTCCGTGAGTATGGGGGGGAAACAGTCAGCTCAGCAGAAAGTTCATGCGAAAGAGCTGCAGGCTATCATGCAACAGGCTGGCAGGCCAGTCTCCCTGGGTCAGTTAGAACAGCTACTTGCTGAAATCAATCGCCAATGTCCTTGGTACCCGGATCacgggtcactgtcggtagatgaTTGGATAAAGATAGGGGCGACACTGCACGCGGAGCCTCGAGCCGcggtgcagtggctcctgctttggcagcgatgtaAGGAGGCTCTGGAGACAACTGGGATTGGAGCGTCCTCCAGGGCTATCCTTCTCGCCCCCGTGCCTTCGGCCCCCCCTCCTTACCCTCGGATCTTGCCCCCCAAGCCGCCTGAGACGGTACCCGAATGCCATGATGCATGTCCGGGTGCGGATGGCTCTTCACGGCCGAATTTTCTCctgtccccttttcaggcaatgatacagagggaaaaggaaaaaggggAATTAAATGGGGAGGAGATGAGAGAGCTATTGGCTGCGTTCCCAGTGACACATCGCCCTGGCAACGCAGAGGGGGAGGTTGAAGTGGAGATTACAGCCCTCCCCTATTCCGTTCTCCGAGAGGCGAGACGAGCGGTTACTGAGTCTGGATTGAAATCCACCTTTACCCGAGGCatgttagaagggattgcaaacggatatagcatgctcccccaagattggaaggatctttgtaggatgcttttaagccccgcgcagtatgttatttgggatagtgaatttcaacaggaagcattacaacaggggcgggcatcggggggggcctatactcccgagcagctgtatggagcaggacagtttGCCAGCATACGGGAGCAGGCTGCGAATATCCCTCTCGTAACGCTCCAAGTTGTGGGGCGTTGTGTTTTAAGAGCCCTGTTCAAAGTACCGGTGACAGGGAAACCCTCCCGGTCCTTTACCGTTACCCGCCAGAGCCCTCAAGAGTCGTATGTGGAATTTATTAACAGATTACAGGAGGCTATTCAGAGGCAGGTAGATAATCCTGACGCCCagtgggaattaatgaggaaACTCGCTTATGAGAATGCTAATGTGGACTGCCGCAAGGTGTTACAGTCCATTGTGACCAAACCGGAGTACACTctggcagaaatgctaaaagcgtGCACAGATGTGGGCACTCAAGTGCATCAGATGAATTTGCTGGCAGCAGCCATGCAGAAGGGGTCCAAACCCCAGGGAAAGTGTTTTAATTGTGGGAAACCAGGCCATTTTAGGAGGGAGTGtcgggcccctggggggggggggcaataccGGGACGCAACAGCAGTCCAATAGGCCAAGGTCTATTTGTCCCCGATGTAAGAAGGGTTACCACTGGGGAAATCAATGCCGTAGCAATCCCCCGCTCCATGCCCAGCCTCCGGGAAACTGGGCAACGGGCgatcccccagccccggcccaaaGGTGGGAGGAGGCACCGCCTATGATACCCCGGTGACCACCCTAGGAAGTGCGGGAATTGATTTGTTGTTGCAGGAAGATAGGGAGCTCACTTTCCCCGGGGAGGTGGTGGCGATTCTTACCCAACTTTctggacccctgcccccgggcactATGGGGCTAATCCTCCCTCGTTCCCATGCTGGAAAACATGGCATTCAGATAGTCCCCGGGGTAATAGATAGTGATTATAAGGGAAGTATTTATGTCCAAATCTGGGCTCATATGCCAAAACAGCTGCATCGAGGGGATTCATGGGCCCAGATGGTGATCCTTCCCTTCTGTTTGCCCGCAGGGGGAACAAATGTGACCCGGGACGCTGGGGGTTTCGGGTCCACCTTAGCGAAGGCCCATCCTCAGGTGGCGGCGATCACTCAAGCAATAGGACGAGCAAAATTTAAGCGTACCTATTACTGCAACGGTATCCCCCTTGAAGGGCTGGTGGATACTGGAGCTGACGTTACAGTCATCTCCGCTCGGCAGTGGCCGTCCACCTGGGACAAATCCGAAGTGCCAGCTATTTGGGGAGTGGGCGGATTGCAggctgctcaacaaagcacccgatggattgctataactccgcgacaagggggaaaggagattctccttaaaccctatatcatggatattgctgtatccctatggggaagagatttgttaaGCAAATTTGGATCACATCTTACCATTCATGACTGAGTTTACTGCCCTTCCCCTTTTTGGCTAACACATTTTGTTAGTGCCTGGCTGAGTCCTGCCATTTTCATAGCAGCTTTTTTTGACTGTCCGCCAAGCCCCCCGCtttcttggctgtccgccaagcCCCTCtttcttggctgtccgccaagttTTAGCTGTGcgcggtgtccttgactgtggCCAGTGTTTTTTCTCTGTAGCTtttttcagttaactcattctgttcttttcggATCCCATTGATAGTTAtgcatttttccatcaaaatgctAAATTTTTAGTGAagcattttatgatttttttaatttaggcCCAACGTATTGTTCAAACCTGTAATCATTGTGCAAGTCTTCATCATTACCCCGAACTGGGTGTTAATCCCCGCGGCCTTCAATCCAACTaaatttggcaaatggatgtcacgctttatccccctttttctccttggaaatatttacatgttaccatTAATACCTACTCTCATTATATTTGGGCCACCCCCCGACGGGGCGAACAGGCCAAACACGTGATTAATCATGTTCTTGCTGCGGTGGCCGTTATGGGCCGCCCCCGACAGATAAAAAACGATAACGGCCCCGCCTACGTTTCTCACAGGTTTGCAGATTTTTGCACGCAGTGGCAAATTAACCACGTTTTTGGTATTCCGTACAATTCCACTggtcaagccattgtggaacgaaccaatcgtacacttaaagagtacctgataaagcaaaacaaaacagtgggggatgatgggccaaCCCTGGGAGCCAAGCAAAACCAATTAGCGATAGTATTGTTTACCttaaatactttaaatatttttcaaaattttacagcCACTGAACGACATTTTAAGACGGAAACCCCGCTCCCACGCCCATCTGTCAAATATAGGCAGAGCCCAGACCCTAAATGGTATGGCCCCGTTCCATTGATAACCTGGGGACGGGGGCATGTCGCTGTGCTTACTCCCACAGGTccgttgtgggtccctgccaaaaACGCGCAACCGTGTCACGATGATGTGGCATTAAAGCCCCAAGAACCCGATACCCAACTTCAATCTGAACCTAACCGAAACCTTTCAAGCGTGCCGAGCCACAAAGACGGCACCAAAGGTTACCTGGGGGCAGATGAAGCGACtggcgcagcaggctcagcaaatGCTGGAGAATAACAAGGCCGAGCCTACCCCCAAAAGTTTTACTGCTGCTATTTTTGCCTGTTTGATTGCTAATTCTTTTATtatattgttgtgttgtttttgtgtgttaccgGCTAGGGCCGAACTCGAATTGCATAGCCGCATGCATTATAATATATGGGCTTGATTTGCGGTCCTTGCCAATCAATcctccttttgtttacagcaggcccctgagatgcatggcctgttgggcacctgcctggtcccagtatgtaaggcgccgggcagtgctgcacatgcaacggggatgtctaattttataaatgttaCCGAGATTCAATATTTTTCAATGAGCCTATGGGGCCAGGCCACTTATGTGAAACCCGCGAGTGCCCTGTCCCTTTTTACCCCATGAGTAGCCAATTATTAATAGCTTAGTCGATTGGCATGTGCTTTagcgaaaaatattaattatatgtCTGCCGCCTTAGCCTTGCTGAATCAAGAACAGGAGGAGCTTCGCAATGCCATATTAGATAATCGAGCGGCAATTGATTACCTGCTATTGCTCAGCCATGTGGGTTGTGAGGAGGTATATGGCATGTGTTGTTTTAATCTAACGGACAATTCTAAACAGATTCAAGCACACATAGATAACCTCCAAGAACTGGCACAACACATTCAGCAGGACAGGAACCCATCATGGTGGGATGACCTCTGGGCGtggctgccatccatgggatgggtccgaactgttttgcaatatgctttgattgttattgcctgcttgattggtttttttttgctttgctcagtgtattcctaatataattaggatgtgttttacaccctgtcggcgcaaacccctgcctacaccccaagccgtcatgtatgcatataaaatcatgaaacatgcggaccaggcacgggtcgacaaaacagaaaaggaggggatgtaggaactttacacttctcaagcactaagggggttggaaaaccgcccccgaatttagagcggctgaagtggttcccacccccccacactcgatcaggagacacacagattaagcgccgaccaggtgtgtACCACTGGAACATGCAATGCATAGagcaccaatcaggggagggggcgaggagttGGATTGGGGttgcacatgcgcataatagaatgatttatgtaatcattataataaaaggacgtggaaaacccccgcttggggcgctccactggaacagactgacggacttggctttatTTATTGCAACATTGTATTGGTGGCTGAAATCTGTTGGTCACTGGTCAGTATTTCtgacctcccctctccctctcttcctctacTATGATGCCATTTAGTGTCCATTTCCCAGCATGACAGCCTGTTACTCTGCTATCCTGTAGTGCATTCTTCTTTTAGCTTTCCCATTCTTGCCTCTTATTTCACCTGGTGCCCATTATTTAGTAGAACAGCCCATTTCTCACTATTTAACATCTGCTTCTATCCACATTCATTACACAGCATTGAGGTCCTTTTCTCTTCAGTGCTCTTTACTCACAACTTATACAccatgatcaggggcggctctaggatttccgccactCCAAGCAGGGCGGGACGCCGCGGGGGGCgatctagcggtcgccggtcccgcggctcaggtggacctcccgcaggcacgcctgcggatgctccactggagccgcgggaccagtggcccctccgcaggcacgtctgtgggaggtctaccggagccgcggtcccagcggcCCTTCtgcaggtatgcctgcgggaggtccgccggagccgcctgccgccttcccgctgggacgccgccccaagcgcgtgcttggcgcgctggggtctggagccggccctgaccatgaTACAGCTTCACCTCCCTTTTCACTTCCCTCGGTTGGTCATTTAGCAACACAACATCTCCTTTCTTGCCCTTCCACTTTGGCTGCTGTCCACTCGGCAGTACTGCTACACCTGTCCCATTCCTCTGCCCTCTAGTGGCCCTACACAGCATAATCTCATCTTGTCTCATTTCTTATCTACTGCTGGGTGTGCACTGTTCCAAATTATAGCCACTAGGAACCAAATCAAACATCACGATTGCAACATTAGTGGCTACGAGAGCAAGTACAAAAGCAGCAGCTTTCAAAGTATTAGCAGGGGTTTCCCCTACATCCCCTGCAACTGTTTCCAATGGAAAAGCGTAGATTGACCCTACAATGACCGAATCCCCATTGCTCTCCAGACTGAGATTCTCAGAGGCATCTATGGAagttaagtttcagagtagcagccatgttagtctgtatctgcatcTAAGAAGTGGGTTTAGTTCTCAAAcaaattttttagtctctaaggcctggtctacgctacatgtttataccgaatt
The sequence above is a segment of the Mauremys mutica isolate MM-2020 ecotype Southern chromosome 12, ASM2049712v1, whole genome shotgun sequence genome. Coding sequences within it:
- the LOC123346967 gene encoding olfactory receptor 6B1-like; the encoded protein is MFQVIYMATVVGNTLIVVLVVADQHLHTPMYFFLGNLSCLETWYTSTILPRLLASLLTGDKTISVNGCITQMYFFGSLACTECYLLAVMSYDRYLAICKPLHYSTLMNSRFCFQLAAGSWLNGCLVTAIFVLFLSQLIFCGPNEIDHFYCDSIPLMELSCSDTHLVILLAFIIASIFTLPPFLLTLISYVYIIATILRIPSTTGKQKAFSTCSSHLIVVTIFYGSAMIVYLLPKHDTLRDLNKVVSLSYTVLTPLVNPLIYSLRNREVKEALCKAVSKYVAFTETCRGSKRIT